In Candidatus Paceibacterota bacterium, one DNA window encodes the following:
- the greA gene encoding transcription elongation factor GreA — translation MTKYLTSDGLAKLKKELEYLEKEKRKEVAERLRQAVSQGDLSENAGYDAARDEQEFVERRIKELKETIVQVKIIEKEKSNKVQIGSFVSLKSKEGKEEFQIVGPEEADVLNNRISFLSPLGEAILNKQEGETMKINTPGGEKEYKILKIK, via the coding sequence ATGACAAAATACTTGACCTCAGACGGCCTGGCAAAGTTGAAAAAAGAATTGGAATATTTGGAAAAGGAAAAAAGAAAAGAAGTTGCAGAAAGATTGAGACAGGCTGTTTCTCAGGGAGATTTGAGCGAGAATGCCGGTTATGACGCAGCCAGAGATGAACAGGAGTTTGTCGAAAGAAGAATTAAGGAATTAAAAGAAACAATCGTCCAAGTAAAGATTATCGAAAAGGAAAAAAGCAACAAAGTGCAGATAGGCTCTTTCGTTTCTTTGAAGTCAAAAGAAGGAAAAGAAGAATTCCAGATTGTCGGACCGGAAGAAGCTGACGTTTTAAACAACAGGATTTCTTTTTTGTCTCCTTTGGGCGAAGCGATATTGAACAAACAAGAAGGCGAGACAATGAAAATTAACACTCCCGGGGGAGAAAAAGAATACAAGATTCTTAAAATAAAATGA
- a CDS encoding PD-(D/E)XK nuclease family protein — MNNKPIKLSPSSLNLYLECPCCFWLDKKMGIKRPQPYPYALNAAVDLLLKEEFDSYRKKGEQHPLLVAHNIPAKLFSNQELLNQWRNNFSGIRYFDEELGATMFGAVDDILEFPDGKLAVLDYKSTGSTVARVYDRFQIQMDIYTYLLEKNGFPTTRKGYLAFYIVDKNNGFNDRLPFRKELQEIATDPSDIPQLFKEAVAVLKREAPPPHSQDCQYGEWLQRAVDFK; from the coding sequence ATGAACAACAAACCTATAAAATTATCTCCCAGCTCTTTGAATCTGTATTTGGAATGTCCTTGCTGCTTTTGGCTGGACAAGAAAATGGGCATCAAAAGGCCCCAGCCATATCCTTATGCCTTGAATGCAGCTGTTGATTTGCTTTTGAAAGAAGAGTTTGACAGCTACCGGAAAAAGGGGGAACAGCATCCCTTACTCGTGGCCCACAATATTCCGGCTAAGCTTTTTTCAAACCAGGAGCTTTTAAACCAATGGAGGAATAATTTCAGCGGAATCAGATATTTTGATGAAGAATTAGGAGCAACGATGTTTGGCGCGGTTGACGATATTTTGGAATTTCCCGACGGCAAACTGGCTGTTTTGGATTACAAATCAACCGGCAGTACCGTAGCTAGGGTGTATGACCGCTTCCAAATACAAATGGACATATATACCTATCTTTTGGAGAAAAACGGATTTCCGACAACCAGGAAAGGGTATTTGGCTTTTTATATAGTTGATAAAAATAACGGTTTCAACGACAGATTGCCCTTTAGAAAGGAACTCCAGGAAATAGCCACTGATCCTTCTGACATTCCCCAATTATTTAAGGAAGCAGTGGCTGTTTTAAAAAGAGAGGCGCCGCCTCCTCACAGCCAGGACTGCCAATATGGAGAATGGCTTCAGAGAGCGGTAGATTTTAAATAA
- a CDS encoding GerMN domain-containing protein, with translation MNNLFILLIIILIGFVGYFIVQKVAPIETVTTEEATSTTEEVATSTVPEEQTEATTTVKVFFGNSKLNTEADCNKVFPTERVIVQTEGIARAALEELLKGPTAEEEKEEFFSNINKGVKIQSLTIEEGTAKVDFDEQLEFQVGGSCRVTAIRAEITETLKQFDTVDNVIISIDGRTEDILQP, from the coding sequence ATGAATAACTTATTTATTCTTTTAATTATTATTTTGATTGGTTTTGTCGGCTATTTCATAGTCCAGAAAGTTGCTCCAATAGAAACAGTTACTACAGAAGAAGCTACTTCAACGACTGAGGAAGTTGCTACAAGCACTGTGCCAGAAGAGCAGACAGAAGCTACAACGACCGTAAAAGTGTTTTTTGGAAATTCTAAATTAAATACTGAGGCTGATTGTAATAAAGTTTTTCCGACAGAAAGAGTGATTGTTCAAACTGAAGGTATTGCCAGAGCAGCCCTAGAAGAGCTTTTAAAAGGGCCGACAGCAGAAGAAGAGAAAGAAGAGTTTTTTAGCAATATCAATAAAGGAGTAAAAATACAGAGTTTAACGATTGAGGAAGGAACAGCTAAGGTTGATTTTGACGAACAGCTGGAATTTCAGGTTGGTGGTTCCTGCAGGGTTACTGCTATTCGGGCTGAGATAACGGAGACTTTAAAACAGTTTGATACGGTGGATAATGTTATAATTTCAATTGATGGCAGGACAGAGGATATATTACAGCCATAA
- a CDS encoding penicillin-binding protein 2, producing MPSWRINLILVVFFVFGMAILGKLFYIQIVKGDYYKALAQGMFNIEEQIVGERGEIFFRNGEPLAINMDWPLVFASPAEMSGKKEETAGKLAEALSLDKEAVLQKLEKDSVYELIKKKISEEESQKIKDLDLKGIYLGKETGRYYPQEAFASQLAGFLDNDLDGQYGIEEYYNDALKGKRNQRGSNLVLTVDYFIQFKAEELLAKAKEDLDIEGGEIIVINPNSGEILAMANFPNFNPNQYSLVSDFNIFKNGVTQEIFEPGSVFKPITVASALEEEKVTPETTYIDTGSVKIGGYIIYNYGNRVWGERSIIEVLEKSINTGAVFVQRQLGNSLFLKYIEKFSFFKPTGIDLDEVYSENKEFKKGYEINFATVSFGQGIEMTPIQLVKAYSAIANEGKMARPFVVKQIVAKNQVLEINPIISEEPVVSAKTANQLVAMLVSVVENGYSKSAGIPGYYVAGKTGTAQISFAALGMDKRGYSDKTWQSFVGFAPAFDPQFLILVKLNNPKANTAEYSAAPIFRELAKSILDYYQIPSDHE from the coding sequence ATGCCTTCCTGGAGAATTAATCTTATCTTGGTAGTATTCTTTGTTTTCGGCATGGCCATTTTGGGCAAGCTTTTTTATATCCAGATCGTAAAAGGCGATTATTACAAGGCTTTGGCCCAGGGCATGTTTAATATTGAAGAGCAGATTGTCGGAGAAAGGGGAGAAATATTTTTCAGGAACGGCGAACCTCTAGCTATAAACATGGATTGGCCTTTGGTCTTTGCTTCGCCAGCTGAAATGTCTGGCAAAAAAGAAGAAACAGCTGGAAAGCTAGCTGAAGCTCTTTCTTTGGACAAAGAAGCTGTTTTACAAAAACTGGAAAAAGATAGCGTTTATGAATTAATTAAAAAGAAGATAAGCGAGGAGGAAAGCCAAAAGATAAAAGACTTGGACTTGAAGGGGATATATTTGGGCAAGGAAACAGGCAGATACTATCCCCAAGAAGCTTTCGCTTCCCAGCTGGCAGGCTTCCTAGACAACGATCTTGATGGCCAATACGGCATAGAAGAGTATTACAACGACGCTTTAAAGGGCAAAAGGAATCAGCGGGGAAGCAACCTTGTTTTGACGGTTGATTATTTCATTCAATTCAAGGCTGAAGAGCTTTTAGCTAAAGCAAAAGAAGATTTGGATATTGAGGGAGGGGAGATCATTGTCATCAACCCCAATTCCGGAGAAATTCTGGCCATGGCTAATTTCCCGAATTTCAATCCTAATCAATATTCATTGGTTTCTGATTTTAATATTTTTAAGAACGGAGTTACTCAGGAGATTTTTGAACCAGGTTCCGTTTTTAAACCAATTACCGTGGCTTCAGCTTTAGAAGAAGAGAAAGTCACTCCCGAAACCACTTATATTGATACTGGTTCTGTAAAAATAGGGGGGTATATCATATACAACTACGGCAACAGGGTCTGGGGAGAAAGATCAATAATTGAGGTTTTAGAGAAATCCATTAATACAGGAGCTGTTTTTGTCCAAAGACAGCTGGGCAACAGTCTTTTTCTGAAATACATTGAAAAGTTCTCATTTTTTAAACCGACAGGCATTGATCTTGATGAAGTATATTCAGAAAACAAGGAATTTAAAAAGGGCTATGAGATAAACTTTGCCACAGTTTCTTTCGGACAGGGTATTGAAATGACGCCTATCCAACTGGTCAAAGCTTACAGCGCTATTGCCAACGAAGGGAAAATGGCAAGGCCTTTTGTCGTAAAGCAGATCGTAGCTAAAAACCAGGTTTTAGAAATCAATCCGATAATATCAGAAGAGCCGGTTGTTTCAGCTAAAACAGCTAATCAATTGGTAGCTATGCTGGTCAGCGTAGTGGAGAATGGTTATTCTAAGTCAGCTGGCATACCGGGATATTATGTTGCCGGCAAAACAGGAACAGCTCAGATATCATTTGCTGCCTTGGGCATGGATAAAAGAGGGTATTCGGATAAAACCTGGCAGAGTTTTGTCGGTTTTGCCCCTGCTTTTGACCCGCAGTTCCTTATCTTGGTCAAACTGAACAATCCTAAAGCTAATACAGCAGAGTATTCAGCTGCGCCTATTTTCCGCGAACTGGCAAAATCTATTCTCGATTATTACCAAATACCTTCAGACCATGAATGA
- the mraZ gene encoding division/cell wall cluster transcriptional repressor MraZ, producing MFSGEYTYSIDEKKRLAVPSKFRQLLGKKAVITRGLDNCLFLYPLTAWSKLAKKISQLPLAQSDARGFARLMLGGAMEVKFDNLGRILIPDYLKNYSGLKKKIVFIGLYDRIEIWDDLEFQKYKKKTEMAAGDIAERLKELGV from the coding sequence ATGTTTTCAGGAGAATATACATATTCAATAGATGAGAAGAAAAGACTGGCTGTTCCATCAAAATTCAGACAGCTTTTGGGCAAGAAAGCAGTTATTACCAGGGGACTGGATAATTGTTTATTTCTTTATCCTTTAACAGCCTGGTCAAAGCTGGCAAAGAAAATATCGCAATTGCCTTTGGCCCAAAGCGATGCCAGGGGATTTGCCAGATTGATGCTGGGAGGAGCCATGGAAGTAAAGTTTGACAACTTGGGAAGGATTTTGATTCCAGATTATTTAAAAAACTATTCAGGCTTGAAAAAGAAAATTGTTTTTATCGGCCTTTATGACAGAATCGAAATTTGGGACGATCTGGAATTCCAAAAATACAAAAAGAAGACGGAAATGGCAGCGGGCGACATCGCAGAGCGCCTTAAAGAACTGGGAGTTTAA
- a CDS encoding SIMPL domain-containing protein (The SIMPL domain is named for its presence in mouse protein SIMPL (signalling molecule that associates with mouse pelle-like kinase). Bacterial member BP26, from Brucella, was shown to assemble into a channel-like structure, while YggE from E. coli has been associated with resistance to oxidative stress.) gives MCNLKEGVKNVLALITGLLLIVLIASFALDVKNKLEETENTITVSETGTIYTKPDLALVSFSVVTEEKTVAKAMEENTKKMNDVISFIKEQGVEENDLKTTAFNISPRYEWYDRSTYFPSGKRVLVGYDLRQTLEVKIRDLDKIGVIVEGGTSVGANEVSDLQFTVDEQDALKKQAREEAISKAKAKAEELAKQLGVKLVRISSFNESTAIPYYVNLKESALGIGGGGVAPATPQVETGENKIEVQVSITYEIN, from the coding sequence ATGTGCAATTTAAAAGAAGGAGTTAAAAACGTATTAGCTTTAATAACAGGACTTTTGTTAATCGTTCTGATCGCTTCGTTTGCCCTTGATGTTAAGAACAAGCTGGAAGAAACGGAAAATACTATCACTGTTTCTGAAACAGGGACAATTTACACCAAGCCAGACTTGGCTTTAGTGTCTTTTTCAGTGGTTACTGAAGAAAAAACAGTAGCCAAAGCAATGGAAGAAAACACAAAGAAAATGAACGATGTGATTTCTTTCATAAAAGAGCAGGGGGTGGAAGAAAATGATTTGAAAACAACTGCTTTCAATATTTCGCCACGTTATGAGTGGTATGACAGAAGCACTTATTTCCCTTCAGGCAAAAGAGTTTTGGTGGGATATGATCTGCGTCAGACTCTGGAAGTGAAAATCAGGGATTTGGACAAAATCGGCGTTATCGTTGAAGGCGGCACTTCTGTCGGTGCCAATGAAGTCAGTGATCTGCAGTTTACAGTTGATGAACAGGATGCATTGAAAAAACAGGCCAGGGAAGAAGCAATTAGCAAAGCAAAGGCAAAAGCAGAAGAATTGGCCAAACAATTGGGAGTCAAATTGGTCAGAATCAGCAGTTTTAATGAAAGCACAGCTATTCCTTACTATGTTAATCTGAAGGAATCTGCTTTGGGAATAGGGGGAGGAGGTGTCGCGCCAGCTACGCCGCAGGTTGAAACAGGGGAGAATAAAATAGAAGTGCAGGTTTCCATCACCTATGAAATTAATTAG
- a CDS encoding tryptophan-rich sensory protein — MNFRNLSQLIISILVAQLAGIVGSIFTTASIQNWYVFLEKPVFAPPNWLFAPAWLTLYTLMGIAAFLIWQKRDNLTVRNSALKIYGIHLILNACWSIIFFGLRNPGLAFIEIVVLWIFILVITVKFFRIRKTAGFLFIPYLLWVSFASVLNLSIWLLN, encoded by the coding sequence ATGAACTTTCGTAATTTATCGCAGTTGATTATTTCAATCTTAGTTGCCCAATTAGCAGGAATAGTCGGCTCTATTTTTACCACTGCCAGTATCCAGAACTGGTATGTTTTTCTTGAAAAGCCTGTTTTCGCCCCGCCAAACTGGCTTTTTGCCCCTGCCTGGCTCACTCTCTATACCTTAATGGGCATAGCTGCTTTTTTAATCTGGCAAAAAAGAGATAATTTAACTGTTAGGAATTCTGCTTTAAAGATTTATGGAATTCATCTTATATTAAATGCTTGCTGGTCAATCATATTCTTTGGCTTAAGGAATCCTGGATTGGCTTTTATTGAGATTGTTGTTTTGTGGATTTTCATATTGGTAATTACCGTAAAGTTTTTCAGGATTCGCAAGACAGCTGGTTTCCTTTTCATTCCTTATCTTTTGTGGGTTAGTTTCGCTTCGGTTTTAAACCTTTCCATTTGGCTGCTCAATTAA
- a CDS encoding ATP-dependent Clp protease ATP-binding subunit → MAEEFNFNLKKTAIYRAIKWARNPVFKLASIFGKLFLIAFIILFPLFLYGFLTDNWSMESQSLALGFSIISLSLFLICRILVSFLNSKVKNPSLSKRESSEGYNLADFLSFEAARVVLDSINFARRKKLVEVNSTLLFYFLLSGNREANFIFLRALLSIKQIKNYLKNVISEQSGKGSSKPDFSEDFKETIVKALKVAQKKGHTNIETGDLMTALAEYDPVFKNILIDNKLKVQCIEDLAWWLENLQTKIKESKRFWEWKNLVKKGSMAKQWTSGYTITLDRFSIDLSEMMRKRGFPETIGHKKEIAAMERILARWEMNNVLIVGESGSGRKSMIYEMAKRSAFAESMGAVNYKRFVQLDLNSLLAQVQSSEEVEATLDNIFREVLEAGNVVLVIDDFHNFVGGVSKPGVIDISGVISSYLIHPAFQIIAITTFEGLHKSIEQNSSILSLFEKVEVSEVSEEETLMLLEDLALRLEFKSNKFVSHPALRDIIVYCSKYLPANPFPEKAMELLDEAIVYLSQTKDKILLPKHIAAIVFEKTQIPVGEIEKEEKQILLNLESLIHQRIINQEEAVKEVSTALRRARSEISVRSGPMGTFLFFGPTGVGKTETSKALAEIYFGSEEKMIRLDMSEFQSVTDIPRLIGSAGQEGLLTTKIRERPFSLILLDEIEKAHPNVLNLFLQVLDEGHLTDGLGRKVDFKNSIIIATSNAGYQIILKALQEKMDWQTVKQKILDYLFGEGQFRPEFINRFDAVVVFKPLSKENLLDIADLMLKKLQKNLKVKEIELVITGPLKERLIELGYNPTFGARELRRTIQDKVENVLASAILSGRIQRGSKIEINPEDFSLVKK, encoded by the coding sequence ATGGCAGAAGAATTCAATTTTAATTTAAAAAAAACGGCAATTTACCGGGCAATAAAATGGGCCAGAAATCCTGTTTTCAAATTGGCCAGTATTTTTGGCAAGCTGTTTTTGATCGCTTTCATTATTCTTTTTCCTCTTTTTCTTTATGGTTTTCTGACTGATAACTGGAGCATGGAAAGCCAGTCTTTGGCCTTAGGATTTTCGATAATTTCTCTCAGTTTATTTTTAATCTGTCGGATACTGGTATCTTTTTTAAATTCAAAAGTTAAAAATCCTTCTCTTTCAAAGCGTGAAAGTTCGGAGGGATATAATCTGGCTGATTTTTTAAGTTTTGAAGCAGCCAGAGTTGTTTTAGATTCCATTAATTTCGCCAGGAGAAAGAAGCTTGTTGAGGTGAATTCAACCTTGCTTTTCTATTTTCTGCTTTCTGGCAATCGAGAAGCAAATTTTATATTTTTGAGAGCGCTTTTGAGTATAAAACAGATAAAGAATTATCTTAAGAATGTTATTTCCGAACAATCCGGCAAAGGATCTTCAAAACCTGACTTTTCTGAAGATTTTAAAGAAACCATTGTCAAAGCTTTAAAAGTAGCTCAAAAGAAAGGCCACACTAACATTGAAACAGGCGATCTTATGACTGCTTTGGCTGAATACGATCCTGTTTTTAAAAATATCTTAATTGATAACAAGCTAAAGGTTCAATGTATCGAGGATTTGGCTTGGTGGTTAGAGAATTTGCAGACAAAGATAAAAGAGTCAAAAAGGTTCTGGGAATGGAAGAATCTGGTCAAAAAAGGTTCTATGGCAAAGCAGTGGACATCAGGATATACGATAACCTTGGACCGTTTTTCGATTGATTTATCGGAAATGATGAGAAAAAGGGGATTTCCGGAAACCATCGGCCATAAGAAGGAGATTGCTGCCATGGAAAGAATATTGGCCCGTTGGGAAATGAACAATGTTTTGATAGTCGGGGAATCGGGTTCGGGCAGAAAAAGCATGATTTACGAAATGGCCAAGAGAAGCGCTTTTGCAGAAAGCATGGGGGCGGTGAACTACAAAAGGTTTGTTCAGCTGGATTTGAACAGCCTTTTAGCTCAAGTGCAGTCTTCAGAAGAAGTGGAAGCGACACTAGACAATATTTTCAGGGAAGTGCTTGAGGCTGGCAATGTTGTTTTGGTTATTGATGATTTCCATAATTTTGTCGGAGGAGTTTCCAAACCCGGAGTGATAGATATTTCAGGCGTAATCTCTTCTTATTTGATTCATCCCGCTTTCCAGATTATAGCTATTACCACTTTTGAAGGATTGCATAAAAGCATTGAGCAGAATTCTTCCATTTTATCTTTATTTGAGAAAGTGGAGGTTTCCGAAGTTTCCGAAGAAGAAACCTTGATGCTTTTGGAAGATTTGGCTTTGAGGTTGGAATTCAAAAGCAATAAGTTTGTTTCTCATCCAGCTCTCAGGGATATTATTGTTTACTGTTCAAAGTATTTGCCAGCTAATCCTTTTCCGGAAAAAGCAATGGAGTTGTTAGATGAGGCGATAGTCTATCTTAGCCAGACAAAAGATAAAATACTTTTGCCAAAGCATATAGCAGCCATTGTCTTTGAAAAAACCCAGATTCCGGTAGGCGAGATAGAGAAAGAAGAAAAGCAGATTCTTCTCAATTTGGAAAGCTTGATCCATCAGAGAATTATCAATCAGGAAGAAGCAGTCAAAGAAGTTTCCACTGCCTTAAGAAGAGCCAGGTCAGAAATCAGTGTTAGGTCAGGACCAATGGGCACATTTCTGTTTTTCGGACCAACAGGCGTCGGCAAAACAGAAACTTCCAAAGCTTTAGCTGAAATCTATTTTGGGTCAGAGGAGAAAATGATCAGGCTTGATATGTCAGAGTTCCAGAGCGTTACAGATATTCCAAGATTAATCGGTTCAGCCGGCCAGGAAGGATTATTAACTACCAAAATAAGAGAAAGGCCTTTTTCCCTTATACTGCTCGATGAAATAGAAAAAGCCCATCCTAATGTTCTGAATCTATTTTTGCAGGTGCTGGACGAGGGACATTTGACAGACGGACTGGGCAGAAAAGTTGATTTTAAGAACTCAATCATTATTGCTACTTCCAATGCCGGTTATCAGATAATATTAAAAGCATTGCAGGAAAAGATGGACTGGCAGACAGTAAAGCAAAAAATCCTTGATTATCTTTTTGGCGAAGGCCAGTTCCGTCCTGAGTTTATCAATCGTTTTGATGCAGTAGTTGTTTTCAAGCCCTTATCCAAGGAAAACCTTTTGGACATTGCTGATTTGATGCTGAAGAAACTGCAGAAAAACCTGAAAGTAAAAGAAATTGAACTTGTCATTACTGGGCCTCTTAAAGAAAGGCTAATTGAATTGGGTTATAATCCGACTTTCGGTGCCAGGGAACTAAGAAGAACCATTCAGGACAAAGTGGAGAATGTTTTGGCCTCAGCCATTTTGTCGGGCCGAATACAAAGGGGAAGCAAAATAGAAATTAATCCCGAAGACTTCAGTTTGGTCAAAAAATAG
- the rsmH gene encoding 16S rRNA (cytosine(1402)-N(4))-methyltransferase RsmH codes for MIHIPVLQKEVLENLDPKPNENFIDCTIGGAGHAMVILEKIAPQGKLLGIDWDQQAISQLKAKLKDRLILVNDNFAHLKEIVKKENFKSIKGILFDLGMSSWHLKESGRGFSFLKNEPLDMRYDLKNPLTAEKLINFWSEPEIERILKEFSEEKFAGQIARQIIKERRVLQIKTTFQLVKVIKKAVPTKYQYPKIHFATRTFQALRIAVNGELDNVAKGLSQAADILDAGGKIVVISFHSLEDRMVKNFFKDKAKENVLKIITKKPVVPSFKEIKINPSSRSSKLRVAIKI; via the coding sequence ATGATTCACATACCGGTTCTCCAAAAAGAAGTTCTTGAAAACCTTGACCCCAAGCCAAACGAGAATTTTATTGACTGCACAATAGGCGGCGCAGGCCACGCCATGGTAATTCTGGAAAAAATAGCGCCCCAAGGAAAATTGTTGGGCATAGATTGGGACCAGCAAGCCATCAGCCAGCTAAAAGCAAAACTGAAAGACAGATTGATATTAGTTAACGATAACTTCGCTCATTTAAAAGAAATCGTTAAAAAAGAAAACTTTAAATCAATCAAAGGAATTCTCTTTGACCTGGGCATGTCAAGCTGGCATCTTAAGGAATCGGGCAGGGGATTCAGCTTCTTGAAAAACGAGCCTTTGGACATGAGATATGATTTGAAAAATCCTTTGACTGCTGAAAAGCTAATCAATTTTTGGTCTGAGCCGGAGATTGAAAGAATCCTAAAAGAATTTTCAGAAGAGAAATTCGCCGGACAAATAGCCAGACAGATTATTAAAGAAAGAAGGGTTTTGCAAATTAAAACAACTTTCCAACTGGTCAAGGTCATTAAAAAAGCTGTTCCAACAAAATATCAATATCCGAAAATCCATTTTGCCACGAGGACTTTCCAGGCTTTGAGAATCGCTGTTAATGGCGAACTGGACAATGTGGCAAAAGGACTTTCCCAGGCAGCAGATATTCTTGATGCTGGAGGAAAGATAGTCGTCATTTCATTCCATTCTTTGGAAGACAGAATGGTTAAAAACTTTTTCAAAGACAAAGCAAAAGAAAACGTATTAAAAATAATCACTAAAAAGCCGGTCGTTCCAAGTTTTAAAGAGATAAAAATTAATCCCAGCTCTCGCTCAAGCAAGTTGAGAGTGGCAATCAAAATATGA